The nucleotide sequence AACTGCATCTTGAGGTTTGCCGCTTTGCCAATGTCCTGAAAAAAATGGGCGTGAAAAAAGGCGACGTGGTCACGATCTATATGCCGATGATTCCGGACACGGCCGTGGCGATGCTGGCTTGTGCGCGCATCGGGGCCGTTCATTCCGTGGTGTTTGCCGGTTTTTCTCCGGATTCTATTTCGGATCGTATTTTGGACGGGCAGTGCAAATTTGTTATCACCGGTGATGCCGGCTATCGCGGCAGCAAAGTGGTGGCGCTGAAAGAAAACATCGACAAAGCGCTGGTGAAAACACCGGACGTGGAAAAAGTTCTGGTGGTGAAATACGCTGGCACCTCTGTTGATATGAAGCCGGGCCGTGATCTTTGGTATCACGAGGAAGTAAAAACCGTCAGCGATCAGTGTGAACCAGAGCCAATGGATGCGGAAGATCCATTGTTTATTTTGTACACGTCCGGATCCACAGGAAAACCCAAAGGCGTGATGCACACCACGGGTGGTTATCTGGTTTATGCCAGCATGACCCATCAGTATGTTTTTGATTATCACGAAAACGATATTTACTGGTGTTCAGCGGACGTGGGTTGGGTCACCGGGCACAGTTACATTGTCTATGGTCCACTGGCGAATGGCGCGACCACCTTGTTCTTTGAAGGGGTGCCGAATTATCCGACACCGTCCCGTTTCTGGGAAGTGGTTGATAAACACAAAGTTACAATCTTCTATACTTCACCCACTGCGATTCGTTCCCTGATGCGTGAAGGGGATGGCCCGGTGAAATCCACTTCAAGAAAGTCCTTGCGCTTGTTGGGCTCTGTCGGTGAACCGATCAATCCCGAAGCTTGGGCATGGTATCACGACGTTGTCGGTGAAGGACGCTGTCCTATTGTGGATACGTGGTGGCAGACAGAAACCGGTGGTATTTTGATCACTCCGCTGCCGGGCGCGATTGCGCAAAAACCGGGTTCGGCGACCTTGCCATTCTTTGGTGTGCAGCCAAAGCTTCTGACCAACGAAGGTCAGGAAATTCAAGGGGCAGGCGAAGGCGTGCTGGTAATTGCGGATTCCTGGCCGGGCCAGATGCGCACGGTGTATCGCAACCACGAACGTTTTGAAGACACTTATTTCTCGAACTATCCAGGATACTATTTCACCGGCGACGGCTGTCGTCGCGATCAGGACGGGTACTATTGGATCACGGGCCGCGTGGATGATGTGATTAATGTTTCCGGGCACCGCCTGGGAACGGCAGAAATTGAATCCGCGCTGGTGGCTCATCACAAGGTGGCTGAAGCCGCGGTGGTGGGATACCCGCATGATATCAAAGGGCAGGGGATCTATGCCTTTGTAACCTTGAAGGCCGGGGAAACCGCTACGGACGAGCTTAGAAAAGAACTGATTCAGACCGTGCGTAAAGAGATCGGCCCTATTGCGACTCCGGATCTGATTCAGTGGGCGCCACGCCTGCCGAAGACCCGGTCGGGTAAGATTATGCGCCGAATCCTGCGTAAAATCGCCGAGAACCACCCGGATCAACTGGGGGATACGACAACCTTGTCAGAGCCAGCGGTGGTCCAAGAACTGGTGGACAACCGAATGAACCGGTGATAGCTTGCGCGTCATGAACACACGTATGATGACCCTGATTTTGATGGTAGTTGCAGCGGCTTTCAGCCGTTTGATCCCTCATCCTTGGAACTTCACCGCGATTGGTGCGATGGCTTTGTTTGGTGGGGCTTACTTCCCATCCAAAAAACAATCTTTGTTGATCCCGCTGGCAGCGCTGTTCATCAGTGACTTGGCTTTGGGTTTCCATAACACCATGTTGTTTGTGTACCTGGGCTTCACTTTGGTGGTGATGCTGGGTTGGGCTTTGCGCGATCAAAGAAGCGTTTTCAAAGTGGGCACTTCCGCTTTGGTGACAAGCTCTGTGTTCTTCCTGGTTTCTAACTTCGGTGTTTGGGTGATGGGTACAATGTACGCTCCGACCTTCAACGGTCTGGTGCAGTGCCTGGTTGCTGGTATCCCTTTCTTTGACAACCAGATTTACGGAGACTTGTTCTTCTCTGGTTTGTTGTTCGGTGGCTATGAAGCCGTCAAAAAATACGCGCCTGAATTCGTGGGCGCGGCTGTAAAATAAATAAACCAGTGAAACTGGGTCTGCATCGTCCGGTTCTGGACGGTAAAGTGAACTTCCCGTTGTGTCTGGCCCCGATGGTGGGCCTGACTCACGTGGCTTTGCGCGAAGTCATGCGCGACTATCTTCCGGCGGATGCTTACACCATCTGGCCGACCGAGATGCTGAACTCCCGCCGTATTCCTGGCGAAAATCTGCAAACAACTCCTGAAACCATGCGCGCGGCTTACGAGCCGGGCCTGGTTCCTCAAATTCTGGGTAACGAAGAAGACGCCATCACCGAAAGTGTGAAACGTCTGGTGGAATGGGGTGCGGAAGCCATCGACATCAACATGGGCTGTCCGGTACAAAAAGCTTTGAAGCACAATTACGGTGTGGCGTTGATGGGGGATCCGGCGTATGCCGCCGAAGTGGTGCGCATGACCGTCAAAAATTCCACGGTGCCTGTCAGTGTAAAACTGCGCGCCGTGGGCAGCACCAAAGAGTTCGACGAACTATTGACGTTTGTTTCGGGGCTTCGCAACTCGGGCGCGGCCTGGGTGTGTCTGCATCCCAGAACAGCGGCGCAAAAACGCCGGGGCGCTGCGGACTGGGAACAGATCAAACAACTGCATAAGGCCGTCGACTTTCCGGTCATTGGTAACGGAGATGTTCAGACAGTGGAAGACGCCATCAACATGCTGAAAGAAACCGGCTGTGATATGGCGATGGCGGGTCGTGGCCTTGCTGCTCGTCCGTGGATGATGTGGCAGTTGGGTGAAGAGCTGGGCTTTGCTGCTCCGGCTGGTAAAGAGGGCCAGAAGGCTCCACGCACGTCTGAAGAAGAGGGCGCTGAATACGGTAAATGTCTTTTGAAACTGATTGAACGCTGTCGTTTTTATTTTGGTGATGATCTGGCGATGCGCAAAGTGCGTTTCTATGTGCGCACGACAAGTGTGTGGCTGCCATTTGGTAACACGCTGGTTGGTGTTTGCGCCAAAGCCCGCACGGCGGATGAAATGGTCGAAGGGGTTGCAAAGTTCTTCGAAGGCTCCGTCGAGATGAGTCTGCGCACGGAGCTTCGACAGTAATTCTTACGGACGCCCTGGGAATGGCGGCGTCGGTGGACGAGGGATGTTTCTGAACGGATCTTCCTCACCCCAGGCAGACACCTGCACTTTATAATTCTTGTCAGAAGTCCATACTTTCAAAGTTCCGCTGGCAGGGCCCGGGAACGTATTCCAGTAAGTCACAAAGATTTTGCAGGCTTTGCCCGGAACAAGCTCTTTCGGGCAGTTGTCCTGAGCGCTGAAACCCATACCAGAAATATCCCAAACAATTTTAGTCAGGTTTTTTTCGCCGGTGTTTTTCAATTCCAGTGAACCACGAGTCACACCGTTGTAAGGTGCGCGGCCCAAAGACATATAGATGATTTCATCCTGAGGGATGGCGGCATCGATGACTTCCGCTTGTGCGGCAAATCCGGTGAACAGTAAAGCAGTCAGTACCAAAAGCTTCATGAGGACTCCTTTTATTAACTTTATCAAGTGAAAGGGGCTTACTCTGCCAGCATGGGCATCAGTTTGCCTTCTTCATCCAAAGCTTTCAAATCCGTGTAACCACCGATCAGTTTGCCATTGATCATGATGATAGGGACGGTTCTCCAGCCGGTTTCGTTTTTGATTTTTTCAATCTCTTCAGGTTTGTCGGTCAGATCGACGATATCAAAGGCAATGCCTTTGTCTTCCATAAAGTGGATCGCGCGATCGCAATAAGGACACGGGTTTTTCTTGTAGATTAATACTTTTGCCATAATTCTTTTTGACATAGCTGGGTGGGGGAGACAAGGTTTCATCTAAGATGAACTGCCTGCTCTGTCATTCACCTCATTCAGCGCCCTTCAAAGTGGATAAAAAGCCTGTCCGCAGCTATTTTCATTGCGCAGAGTGTGATTTGATCTTTATGGATCCCGCAGAGCGTCTTGGCCCGCAGGAAGAAAAAGCGCGTTACGACGAACATGACAATTCTCCGACGCCGGCTTATCTGGCTTTCTTCGAACCCCTGATCAGTGGCATCGAACAGCACTTCAAAGCTGCCGGTGTGATGAATCAGCCGCTGACATCTTTGGATTTCGGTTGTGGTCCCACTGCAGTTCTGTCGCAGCTGCTGACGATGCGTGGATTTAAAACTCACGATTACGATTTGTACTATCGTCCGAATCAGGATGAACTTCGGAAGACTTATCATCTGGTGACTAGCACCGAAGTGTGGGAGCACTTGTATAGTCCTCGTACCGAAATCGAACGAATGCTGCGCCTTTTGAAGCCCGGAGGACTGCTTGGAGTGATGACTTCCGGTCATCGTGGTGAAGCTGTCTTCCATGATTGGCACTATCGCCGGGATACGACTCACGTCGTATTTTTCTCAGAGCAGACCATGAACTGGATTGCCCAGACTTATAAAATGCAGTTGATAAAATCCCGAAGCCCGTACTGGATATTCCAGAAATTGTTCTAGCCTTAACGGGTGATACAATAGTTGCCGACTCAAAATGAGAATTTTTTGATCGGCTTTTGACCAAAGACCCATATTCCGAAGAGTTAGGTGAGGAATATGAGTTGGGTCTTCACATAATTGTCACCATCTTAACAATAATCTGGGCCAGTCCTGGCAAAGCGATGCCGAATGTGGCTTTGGCGATGGCTTGTATTAATCAGTCGCAATGCACTGATCAGATAAAAAAAATCCAAAATCAACTGCAGTGGAACTGTGAAGTTGAAACCAAATCCCAAAACTGTGTGAAGCTTTCTGAAGAACATCCTGACTGGGCGCCGTTGATGCGCAAGTGTGATCTGGCTTCGCAGTGTCAGGAACAAAAAGAGTACATGCAAAAAAAATCCCTGGCCTGTCTGCGCGGATATAAAAACGCGATGGTGGATCTGGGAATTTCCTTGAAAGACATGACCGTGTCACTGGCGGGTTTGGTTGAAGACAGCTGGGAATCCATCAAGAAAAACAGTCGTGAGCGTGCAGCGTTCCTCAAACAATGCAACAGCTCCATAGACTGCAAAAAAGATCTGGTGAAAGACGATCACCGCTACAACAAGCTTTCCGATGAAGACCTGAATAAGTTACCGGCGTCCTTCCTGTATGTGCAGGCTCAGGATATGAAGGCTTACATGTCCACGCTGGAACGTATGCGCCCGAAACCTTATGTGCCCATCGCTGAGCGCGCTCGTGATGAGGTCACGCTGACCCCCGAGCAGACGCAGAAGCTGCAAAGTCTGATGAGCATTGCGGGCTCCAAAATCAAAGAGCAGTACGATCGCTACATGTGTTACAACGCTTTGGCGCGCGAAGAGCTGGAGTGTTACGCGGTCGGCACCGTCGTGGATCCGACCCTGCTTGCGGGCTACTTCGTTAAAGGCGCCAGAGCCGCCACGGCGGCCGGTCGATTGATGAAGGCTGAAAAAGAAGTTCAAGCCGGGGCGGAAGTTGCGGCAGCTTCGGCAAAGATTTCCCGCAGTGAGCTGACGGGCCGTTATATCAGTTATTCGCCGACCAGTGTGGAGCAGAACACGGCGTGGATGGCACGGGCTGAAAAAGGGGCTGATTCCAAGGTCACTTTCCTGGATGTTGAAAACAGCCAGATGAAATATCTGAATGACAGCTTGAAAGACAAAAACCTTGTGACGGGACTGACCAACTATCACAAGGAATTGCTGTTTGATAATATCAAGGCGCTGGAAGCCGCGAATCCGGGGCTGGTCATTGATAAGTATTCGGACTTTAAATCCTCGCGTTTTGCGTTCTCGGGGAAGGTGCCGAAGGATATTGATGCTCAGCTGAAAGCCGTTTTTGATAAAACCAACGCCGATTTCAATAAAAAGCTGAAAGAGTCTGACGCCCTGGCGGCAGGTACAAAGACCGAAGACTGGTTCCGGGCCGGAATCGGGAATTCAGCGGATGAAGCCAATATGGCGGCACGGTATTCCAGGCAGCTGGATAAAAATGAAATGCAAAGTTTCAGTCAGGGCGGTTTAAAAACAACCATGCAGCAGAAACTGACAGGCCTTGAAAAACAACGTGTCGAACTGCGACGTGAAGTTGGTGGCACATCCATGGTGGATGGAAACACCTTTGATCAGGATGTGTTTGATATCGTCCGTAAAGGTAAGGGCGACACGGCTCAAGTGCAGCAGGCGCTGAAGAACCGCTATGCTTTAAGTGAAGTTTCCACAGGCACTGTGCAAAAACTGCAGTCCTATGTGAATGCGACAGACGAGTTTTCGCCGGGAATCTATATCGCCAAACGCGAGATCGCGCACTTAAACGCCGCCGATCAGGGTGGTTTGTCGGTGGATATCATCGGACTTGGTTCGGCCAACTTAAAAGGCACGGCCGAAGCTTTGGCCTCCTCATCCAACGTGAACAAAGCCCTTGAGTCCACGCGTGCGGCGGAAAAAGCCGTCACCAGGAAATTCAATGATCAGAAAAAACAGTTCGAAGATGTGCTGACAAGGGCTGTACCATCCGGAAAGCTGAAATCCCTGTGTTCCGGGGATGACTGCGTGGCGGTGGCGGTGAAGCCGCTGAATCAGGCGGAAAAGCAGGACATCCTAAAAGGTCTGGCGAATACAGATTATTCGGGCAGTTACCGACTGGCATTCATCCCGGATGGCGTGCAGAATGTGTCTGCCCGCAATGCTTTGGCCAATCACGGGGAATCGGTTGAAAAAATCCTGCGCCAGTCCTTGGGCTCTGAAATGGAGCCACGAAAACTCAAAGGCCTGACATTCGGCGTGGACATGCGGACTCAGAACTTGAACGAAGGCAGTGTCAAATTGCTGATGGGCGAAGCCAATGGCGTCAACCTGACTGCCCACGAACGCAAACGCATCCAGGAAGCCTTCAAAGCAGCCATCCAAAAATTCAACACCACCACCTCCACCAACTACAACGCCCTCCCTTAAAAGGTGCCTGGTTGTTTTTTCTGGCTACAGCGCAATATCTTGTTTGAAATACATTTATCCTGACAACGGGGACTGAGCTATCGTGAAGGCCTGAGGCCGTGATGAAAAGACTGATCCTGTTGTCCTTTCTTGTTGTGAATATATTTTGCCCACTGGCTGGGGCCGAGGATATCACGTGGATCCGCTGGGATGACCCGCCGATTTTTGTTTTCAGTGGTCCGTTCAAAGGGCAGGGGGTGCTGGACACCGTGGAAGATGAGCTTCGTAAAAAACTGCCCCAGTACCAGCACAAAACTTTGGAAGGCACCGTGCCTCGGGTTTTGAAAGAGGCTGAGAGCAGAACCCACATCTGCAACGCCGGCTGGCTGGCTACACCCGAATGGTCCAAGCTGTTTTATTTTTCAACGCCTGTGTTTGTGATTCCCGCCAACGGCATCTTACTGCCAAAAAGCCGACTGGGCGAAGTTCGAAATTTGGCGCCGTATTCGTTGCAAAAGTTCCTCGATGCCAAGAAATCCTGGAAGCTCGGGGTCGGTCGCCTTTATGGCGAGGGCATCGACGAAGTGCTGACCAAGAACAACTATCAGAAAAACCCTCAGGTGATCACCATTGCCACCAGCCTAAGGGTTCACAAGATGCTTCACGCCAATCGTATTCAGTACACGTTGGGTTATCCATTCGAGGCGGTTTATTACAACGAACTTCTGAACAGCAAGGCCGATTCAGTGGTGCACATTCCGGTGACCGAAAATTCCGCGCGGGTGGAAGTGGTTGTGGCGTGTCCTAAAACACCATGGGGAGCCAAAGTGATCGCCGATGTGGATCGGGCCCTTCAAAACAAAGCATTGCTGGAAAAATTTGAAAAAGGCGTGGATCGCTGGCTCAGTGCCGAGGACCAGGAAAAACTCGCTCCGGCCCGTAAGGAATTTTATCGAAAGAACTATCCTTCACTCAAGTGATCGATACCGCACAAAGCGTGCAGCTTGGCTTTGAACTCTGTTGGTTTTTTAAGAACCTTGATTTCATCAAAGATCGCCTTGGCTTCCTGATTTTTCAAAGACAAAGCCTTCAGCCATTGTTTGGAGCGGGACACAGCAAAATAGTCATTGATGTACAAAGTGCTGGATTCAAAGAACTGCGGCAGCAGGGGACGGGCGCGTTCCCAGCTCATGTCTTCCACGGGCTGTTGATTCAGGCTTTGTTTGATCTGGCTGAAGATGAAGGGATTGCTCATAACCCCGCGGCCGATCATATAGTCTTCACACTGGGTGACTTCCACGCAGCGGTTGAAGTCCGCGACATTCCAGATTTCACCGTTGGCGATAAGTTTAATTTTGGTCTTTTCTTTGATCTTCGGGATCCAGTCCCAGTAAGCCGGTGGTTTATAGCCATCAGTTTTGGTGCGGCAGTGAACCGTCAACCAAGTGGCATTGGCTTCTTCCACGGCCTGGGCAATTTCCAAACACCTGGTCGGATCGTCAAAGCCCAGACGGATTTTTGCCGTCACTGGAACGTCTGCGGGAACTGCTTTGCGAACGGTGTCGACAATGTTAAACACACGATCGCAGGATTTCAGAAGACTGGCGCCGCCATCGTGACGATTGACGGTTTTTGCCGGGCAGCCGAAATTAAGGTCCACACCCAAGGCGCCCAGTTTCACGGCACGCTGGGCATTCAAAGCCAAAGGTTCGGCCTGACCACCCAGAAGCTGCACAAAGACTGGCGTGCCCCAGCGGGTGCGCGATCCGGTTTTCAGCTCGGGGCAGTTTTTATAGAAAACACTTTCCGGGTGCAGACGGTCGGTGACACGCAGGAATTCGGTCACGCACTGATCAATGCCGCTTAAGGAAGTGAGAGTATCACGCATCACCCAGTCGACAACACCTTCCATCGGAGCCAGAAACAGTTTCATTTCTAAGCGCCACCCAGTTTGGTCAGAATATCAAAGTGCTTTTTTTCGACAGGCTGAATGGAAAGGCGGGAGCCTTTTTGCAAGACCAGCATGTCAGCAAGTTTCGTGTTGTCACGCAGCTCAGGCAGACTGATGTAGTTTTTAAAGTGCGATACATATTCGACCTGCACGCAGAACCAGATTGGTTTTTCTTTGGTCGCCTTGGGATCAAAGTATTCAGATTTTTTGTCGAACTGCTCTTTGTCGGGCTCAGCCACTTTGGAAATACGGGCAATTCCAGCCACGCCCGGCGGAGTCGCATTGGAGTGATAGAACAGCACTTCGTCGCCGACTTGCATGTCTTTCATCATGAAGTTGCGCGCCTGGTAGTTGCGCACACCGGTCCACCAGGTGGTTTTGTCTTTCTTCAGTTGATCCAAAGAAAAGACATCCGGTTCTGATTTCATCAGCCAGTACTTCATTTGGTTTTCTCCGCTTTGATTTTTCCGGATTTGAAGAACCATTCGCCCGCTTGTTTGCGGAAAAGGCTGACTTCGTGATGGATAAAGTCTTCATCATCGACGTTGTAGTAGGCTTTGAACTCGACAGTTCCTTTGGTGCCCTTTTCTTCGGCGTGAACAATCTCAAGCTTCAGGAATTTTGCACGCTCAGCCCATTCGCGGTTGGCCTCTTCGTCGATTTGATCCAAAGTCTGAGGATCTGTCGTATCCTGCAGGTACTCCATTTGATTCTTGGCAAAAGCGCTGTAACGAGAGCGCATCAAAGCTTCGGCGGTTGGCGCTAAAGCTTTGCCAGAGTGATAAACACCACAACATTCAGAATAAGTTTTCTCAGAACCACAAGGACATTTCATAGCCCGCGAAACTACCAGAATTCCCCCTAAAAGGTACCTGCTTACTTTTTCCGAAGCGTTGCGTTAATTGGCTTGCAGGGGTGCCCTTCCAGAGGGGGGCTGCTATCGTTTTGGGGTGAGGTGAAATGATGGCTAAATGGGCTTTGATTACTGGGGCAAGTTCGGGAATTGGCTGGGCAACGGCGGAAGCGCTGGCAGCGCAAGGATTTGATATTTTCGTGACCGGACGTCGCTATGAAAAACTGCAGGAACTGGAAAAGTCCATCAAAGCCCGTCATCCCGGGATTCAAGTGAAGCTGGCTTGTTTTGA is from Bdellovibrio bacteriovorus str. Tiberius and encodes:
- a CDS encoding glutaredoxin; translated protein: MAKVLIYKKNPCPYCDRAIHFMEDKGIAFDIVDLTDKPEEIEKIKNETGWRTVPIIMINGKLIGGYTDLKALDEEGKLMPMLAE
- a CDS encoding YchJ family protein — translated: MKCPCGSEKTYSECCGVYHSGKALAPTAEALMRSRYSAFAKNQMEYLQDTTDPQTLDQIDEEANREWAERAKFLKLEIVHAEEKGTKGTVEFKAYYNVDDEDFIHHEVSLFRKQAGEWFFKSGKIKAEKTK
- a CDS encoding tRNA dihydrouridine synthase; its protein translation is MKLFLAPMEGVVDWVMRDTLTSLSGIDQCVTEFLRVTDRLHPESVFYKNCPELKTGSRTRWGTPVFVQLLGGQAEPLALNAQRAVKLGALGVDLNFGCPAKTVNRHDGGASLLKSCDRVFNIVDTVRKAVPADVPVTAKIRLGFDDPTRCLEIAQAVEEANATWLTVHCRTKTDGYKPPAYWDWIPKIKEKTKIKLIANGEIWNVADFNRCVEVTQCEDYMIGRGVMSNPFIFSQIKQSLNQQPVEDMSWERARPLLPQFFESSTLYINDYFAVSRSKQWLKALSLKNQEAKAIFDEIKVLKKPTEFKAKLHALCGIDHLSEG
- the acs gene encoding acetate--CoA ligase — translated: MHKDLYPVDAEVAKNALINEAKYKEMYERSIKDNEAFWAEQAERLDWIKKWDKVKEVSFKKPVSIKWYLGGKLNVSVNCVDRHLKTRGDKTALLWEADNPSTPSRKITYKELHLEVCRFANVLKKMGVKKGDVVTIYMPMIPDTAVAMLACARIGAVHSVVFAGFSPDSISDRILDGQCKFVITGDAGYRGSKVVALKENIDKALVKTPDVEKVLVVKYAGTSVDMKPGRDLWYHEEVKTVSDQCEPEPMDAEDPLFILYTSGSTGKPKGVMHTTGGYLVYASMTHQYVFDYHENDIYWCSADVGWVTGHSYIVYGPLANGATTLFFEGVPNYPTPSRFWEVVDKHKVTIFYTSPTAIRSLMREGDGPVKSTSRKSLRLLGSVGEPINPEAWAWYHDVVGEGRCPIVDTWWQTETGGILITPLPGAIAQKPGSATLPFFGVQPKLLTNEGQEIQGAGEGVLVIADSWPGQMRTVYRNHERFEDTYFSNYPGYYFTGDGCRRDQDGYYWITGRVDDVINVSGHRLGTAEIESALVAHHKVAEAAVVGYPHDIKGQGIYAFVTLKAGETATDELRKELIQTVRKEIGPIATPDLIQWAPRLPKTRSGKIMRRILRKIAENHPDQLGDTTTLSEPAVVQELVDNRMNR
- a CDS encoding TIGR02285 family protein, whose protein sequence is MKRLILLSFLVVNIFCPLAGAEDITWIRWDDPPIFVFSGPFKGQGVLDTVEDELRKKLPQYQHKTLEGTVPRVLKEAESRTHICNAGWLATPEWSKLFYFSTPVFVIPANGILLPKSRLGEVRNLAPYSLQKFLDAKKSWKLGVGRLYGEGIDEVLTKNNYQKNPQVITIATSLRVHKMLHANRIQYTLGYPFEAVYYNELLNSKADSVVHIPVTENSARVEVVVACPKTPWGAKVIADVDRALQNKALLEKFEKGVDRWLSAEDQEKLAPARKEFYRKNYPSLK
- a CDS encoding tRNA-dihydrouridine synthase family protein, with amino-acid sequence MKLGLHRPVLDGKVNFPLCLAPMVGLTHVALREVMRDYLPADAYTIWPTEMLNSRRIPGENLQTTPETMRAAYEPGLVPQILGNEEDAITESVKRLVEWGAEAIDINMGCPVQKALKHNYGVALMGDPAYAAEVVRMTVKNSTVPVSVKLRAVGSTKEFDELLTFVSGLRNSGAAWVCLHPRTAAQKRRGAADWEQIKQLHKAVDFPVIGNGDVQTVEDAINMLKETGCDMAMAGRGLAARPWMMWQLGEELGFAAPAGKEGQKAPRTSEEEGAEYGKCLLKLIERCRFYFGDDLAMRKVRFYVRTTSVWLPFGNTLVGVCAKARTADEMVEGVAKFFEGSVEMSLRTELRQ
- a CDS encoding DUF6580 family putative transport protein, translating into MNTRMMTLILMVVAAAFSRLIPHPWNFTAIGAMALFGGAYFPSKKQSLLIPLAALFISDLALGFHNTMLFVYLGFTLVVMLGWALRDQRSVFKVGTSALVTSSVFFLVSNFGVWVMGTMYAPTFNGLVQCLVAGIPFFDNQIYGDLFFSGLLFGGYEAVKKYAPEFVGAAVK
- a CDS encoding EVE domain-containing protein; translation: MKYWLMKSEPDVFSLDQLKKDKTTWWTGVRNYQARNFMMKDMQVGDEVLFYHSNATPPGVAGIARISKVAEPDKEQFDKKSEYFDPKATKEKPIWFCVQVEYVSHFKNYISLPELRDNTKLADMLVLQKGSRLSIQPVEKKHFDILTKLGGA
- a CDS encoding class I SAM-dependent methyltransferase; the encoded protein is MNCLLCHSPHSAPFKVDKKPVRSYFHCAECDLIFMDPAERLGPQEEKARYDEHDNSPTPAYLAFFEPLISGIEQHFKAAGVMNQPLTSLDFGCGPTAVLSQLLTMRGFKTHDYDLYYRPNQDELRKTYHLVTSTEVWEHLYSPRTEIERMLRLLKPGGLLGVMTSGHRGEAVFHDWHYRRDTTHVVFFSEQTMNWIAQTYKMQLIKSRSPYWIFQKLF